CCAACAACGAAATCCACGACATCGCGGTGGCCATCGGCGTCGACCCCCACGGTCCGAACGACACGCCGGACCTGTCCGGGCTGCGCTACGGCCGCATCTGCATCCTGTCCGACGCGGACGTCGACGGTTCGCACATCCAGGTGCTGCTGCTGACCCTGTTCTACAAGCATTTTCCCAAGCTGGTGGAAGCCGGCAACGTCTACGTGGCGCGGCCGCCGCTGTTTCGCGTCGACGTGCCGGCGCAGGGCAAGCGGCCGGCGCGCAAGGTCTACTGCCTGGACGCCGGCGAACTCGAAGCGGTGCAGGACAAGCTGCGCAAGGAAGGCCAGCGCGAAGGCAGCTGGAGCATCAGCCGCTTCAAGGGCCTGGGCGAAATGAGCCCCGAGCAGTTGTGGGAAACCACGATGAATCCGGACACGCGGCGCCTGCTGCCGGTCAGCTACGGCGACCTGGATCCCGAGCAGACCACGCGTGTATTCGACATGCTCATGGGCAAGGGGGAATCGGCGCAGCGCCGTTCCTGGCTGGAAGAAAAAGGCAATCTCGCCGAACTGGATATCTGATGCGGCATGCCGCGCCTGTATCCAAAGGCGCGGCATCGCAATGACGCGACACCATGACCGACAGCAATCAACAAGGCCTGTTCGATACCGAATCGGGCGATGACGCCATCACCCTGGGGCGCTACGCCGAGCAGGCCTATCTGGACTACGCCGTATCCGTCGTCCGCGGCCGCGCGCTGCCCGACGTGGGCGACGGGCAGAAGCCCGTGCAACGCCGCATTCTCTACGCCATGCAGGCCATGGGTCTGGGGCCCACCGCCAAGCCCGTCAAATCCGCCCGCGTGGTGGGCGACGTGCTGGGCAAATACCATCCGCACGGCGACCAGGCGGCCTATGACGCCATGGTGCGCATGGCGCAGGGCTTCACGCTGCGCTATCCGCTGGTCGACGGCCAGGGCAACTTCGGTTCGCGCGACGGCGACAACGCGGCGGCCATGCGCTATACCGAAGCGCGGCTCACGCCCATCGCGCGCCTGCTGCTGGACGAGCTCGAAGAAGGCACCGTCGATTTCATCCCGAACTACGACGGCAGCCACCAGGAGCCGCAGATGCTGCCGGCGCGCCTGCCGGTCATGCTGCTGAACGGCGCATCCGGCATCGCGGTGGGCATGGCGACGGAAATCCCGTCGCACAACCTGCGCGAAGTCGCCCAGGCCTGCGTGGCTCTGCTCAAGCAGCCCAAGCTGCCCGATGACGAACTCTATGCCCTGGTGCCGGGCCCGGATTTCGCCGGCGGCGGGCAGATCATCACGCCCGCCGAAGATATCGCGCAGATATACAACAGCGGCCGCGGCTCGCTCAAGGCGCGCGCCCGCTGGCAATTCGAGGAGCTCGCGCGCGGCCAGTGGCAGCTGGTGGTGACCGAATTGCCGCCCGGCGCATCCGGCCAGCGGGTGCTGGAAGAAATCGAGGAAATCACCAATCCCAAGGTCAAGGCCGGCAAGAAGGCCCTGACGGCGGAACAGCAGCAATCCAAGGCGCAGATGCTGGGATTGCTGGACGCCGTGCGCGACGAATCCGGCAAGGACGCGGCGGTGCGGCTGGTGTTCGAACCGAAGACCTCGCGCGTCGACCGCGACGAATTCGTCAACATCCTGCTGGCGCAGACCAGCATGGAAAGCAGCGTGCCGGTCAACCTGGTGTGCATCGGCACCGACGGCCGTCCGCGCCAGAAGCCGCTGCGCGAAATCCTGCTGGAATGGCTGGCGTTCCGCACGGACACGGTCATACGCCGCACCCGCCATCGACTGGACAAGGTCATCGACCGCATCCATGTGCTGGAAGGGCGCATGGTGGTGTACCTGAACGTCGACGAGGTCATCCAGACCATACGCGAGGCGGAAGAGCCGCGCGCCGCCTTGATGGCGCGCTTCAAGCTCACCGAGCGGCAGGCCGAGGACATCCTGGAAATGCGCCTGCGCCAGCTGGCGCGCCTGGATGGCATCAAGGTCGAACAGGAACTGGCCGGCAAGCGCGAGGAACAGCTCAAGCTGCAGGAACTGCTGGACAATCCCGCGTCGCTGAAGCGCACGATCGTGCGCGAAATCGAAGCCGACGCCAAGCAGTACGGCGACGAGCGCCGTACGCTGATCGAGGCGGCCGAACGCGCGGTGGTGGAAACGCGCGTGGTGGACGAACCCGTCACCGTCATCGTGTCGCAGAAGGGCTGGCTGCGCGCGCGCCAGGGCCATGGCCACGACGCCACGCAATTCGGTTTCAAGCAGGGCGACGATCTCTACGGCGCGTTCGAGTGCCGCACCACCGATACGCTGATCGCGCTGGGCGACAATGGCCGCGCCTACACCGTCTCGGTCGCCAGCCTGCCGTCGGCGCGCGGCGACGGCCAGCCGGTCACCACGATGATCGACCTGGCGTCCGGCACGCGCATCGTCCACATGATCGCCGCGGCCCCTGACACCCGCTGGCTCTTCACCACCCAGCGCGGTTTCGGCTTCGTCGCCCGGCTGGGCGACATGGCCAGCCGCCAGCGCGGCGGCAAGCAGTTCGTCACCCTGGAAGAAGGCGACGCGCTGCTGCGCCCGGTGCCGGTGTTCGAAGGC
This genomic interval from Bordetella genomosp. 9 contains the following:
- the parC gene encoding DNA topoisomerase IV subunit A, with amino-acid sequence MTDSNQQGLFDTESGDDAITLGRYAEQAYLDYAVSVVRGRALPDVGDGQKPVQRRILYAMQAMGLGPTAKPVKSARVVGDVLGKYHPHGDQAAYDAMVRMAQGFTLRYPLVDGQGNFGSRDGDNAAAMRYTEARLTPIARLLLDELEEGTVDFIPNYDGSHQEPQMLPARLPVMLLNGASGIAVGMATEIPSHNLREVAQACVALLKQPKLPDDELYALVPGPDFAGGGQIITPAEDIAQIYNSGRGSLKARARWQFEELARGQWQLVVTELPPGASGQRVLEEIEEITNPKVKAGKKALTAEQQQSKAQMLGLLDAVRDESGKDAAVRLVFEPKTSRVDRDEFVNILLAQTSMESSVPVNLVCIGTDGRPRQKPLREILLEWLAFRTDTVIRRTRHRLDKVIDRIHVLEGRMVVYLNVDEVIQTIREAEEPRAALMARFKLTERQAEDILEMRLRQLARLDGIKVEQELAGKREEQLKLQELLDNPASLKRTIVREIEADAKQYGDERRTLIEAAERAVVETRVVDEPVTVIVSQKGWLRARQGHGHDATQFGFKQGDDLYGAFECRTTDTLIALGDNGRAYTVSVASLPSARGDGQPVTTMIDLASGTRIVHMIAAAPDTRWLFTTQRGFGFVARLGDMASRQRGGKQFVTLEEGDALLRPVPVFEGAQRLALLSAKGKFLVFGLDEVKTLAGGGRGTILMGLDGNDTLAQVVPIGAGGLRATGMYRNKQVEDILAGTSLQPYVGKRARKGRQLDVRPKQPLLSPVL